From one Leguminivora glycinivorella isolate SPB_JAAS2020 chromosome 5, LegGlyc_1.1, whole genome shotgun sequence genomic stretch:
- the LOC125226627 gene encoding elongation of very long chain fatty acids protein-like: MSLKTLTNNTIAKAYNHLFVELADPRTNDWFLITSPIPGLTILYLYLKFVRTWGPRYMANRPPFQFQKTLIVYNFLQVLVSCWLFHEGLDAGWLRTYSWKCQPVDFSDSPEAMRVARGVYVYFLAKMSELLDTVFFVLRKKDRQITFLHMYHHTVMPMISWGATKYYPGGHGTLIGVINSFVHIIMYSYYMLAAMGPKYQRLCWWKSYITTLQMIQFCIAFLHSSQLLFYDCGYPRWSVVFTLPNSIFFYYLFWDFYDKAYKKPDANGVKENGVKTHKNQSNGIKKVK, translated from the exons ATGTCGCTCAAAACGCTCACAAACAACACCATCGCCAAGGCCTACAACCATCTGTTTGTGGAGCTTGCAG ATCCTCGCACAAACGATTGGTTCCTCATCACCAGTCCGATCCCCGGGCTGACCATACTCTACCTATACTTGAAGTTCGTACGAACATGGGGCCCTCGGTACATGGCCAACCGACCGCCCTTCCAGTTTCAGAAGACCCTGATCGTGTACAATTTCTTGCAAGTTCTTGTTAGCTGCTGGTTGTTTCATGAG GGTTTAGATGCGGGCTGGTTGCGAACCTATAGTTGGAAATGCCAACCCGTCGACTTCTCAGATAGCCCGGAAGCGATGCGA GTGGCCCGAGGAGTCTACGTATACTTCCTAGCGAAGATGTCTGAACTCCTCGACACGGTGTTCTTCGTACTGCGCAAGAAAGACCGACAGATCACTTTCCTGCACATGTACCATCACACCGTCATGCCCATGATATCCTGGGGAGCGACTAA ATACTACCCCGGCGGGCACGGCACGCTCATCGGCGTGATCAACTCGTTCGTCCACATCATCATGTATTCGTACTACATGCTGGCCGCCATGGGGCCTAAGTACCAGCGGCTCTGCTGGTGGAAGTCCTACATCACTACTTTACAAATG ATCCAGTTCTGCATAGCATTCCTCCACTCCTCGCAACTGCTCTTCTATGACTGCGGCTACCCTCGCTGGTCCGTCGTCTTCACTCTCCCCAACTCCATCTTCTTCTACTATCTCTTCTGGGACTTCTACGACAAGGCCTACAAGAAGCCAGACGCCAATGGAGTCAAGGAAAATGGCgtcaaaactcataaaaatcAGAGCAATGGGATTAAGAAAGTGAAGTGA